Proteins found in one Triticum urartu cultivar G1812 chromosome 4, Tu2.1, whole genome shotgun sequence genomic segment:
- the LOC125550423 gene encoding GPN-loop GTPase 3-like, whose translation MGFAQLVIGPAGSGKSTYCSGLYQHCETVGRRIHMVNLDPAAEHFSYPVSTDIRELISLDDVMEELGMGPNGGLIYCMEHLEDNLDDWLDEQLENYLDDDYLVFDCPGQIELFTHVPVLRNFVEYLKRKNFTVCAVYLLDSQFVSDVTKYISGCMASLSAMIQLELPHINILSKMDLVSNKKDVEDYLNPEAQVLLSQLNRQMAPRFHKLNKALAELVDDYNMVNFIPLDLRKESSIQYVLSNIDNCIQYGEDADVKVRDFIPEEDD comes from the exons ATGGGTTTCGCGCAGCTCGTCATCGGCCCCGCCGGCAGCGGCAAG TCGACCTACTGCTCTGGTCTGTATCAACATTGCGAGACGGTGGGCAGGAGGATTCATATGGTCAACCTGGATCCAGCTGCAGAGCACTTCAGCTATCCTGTATCTACTG ACATTAGAGAGCTCATATCGCTGGACGATGTCATGGAGGAGCTTGGGATGGGACCAAATGGCGGCCTCATCTATTGCATGGA GCACCTTGAAGACAATTtggatgattggttggatgaacAATTAGAGAACTACTTGGATGATGACTATCTTGTGTTTGATTGCCCAG GCCAGATTGAACTCTTCACTCATGTTCCAGTTCTGCGTAACTTTGTTGAGTATCTGAAAAGGAAAAATTTCACTGTTTGCGCTGTGTACCTTCTGGACTCACAG TTTGTCAGTGATGTCACAAAATACATTAGCGGTTGCATGGCTTCTCTTTCTGCTATGATTCAACTCGAGCTTCCTCATATCAACATCCTTTCTAAGATGGACCTTGTTTCCAATAAAAAGGATGTAGAAGA CTACCTGAACCCTGAGGCACAGGTTCTTCTGTCACAGCTGAATCGACAGATGGCGCCTCGGTTTCACAAGTTAAACAAGGCTTTAGCTGAACTG GTTGATGATTACAACATGGTGAATTTCATACCACTTGATTTGAGGAAGGAGAGCAG CATTCAGTATGTCCTGTCCAACATCGACAACTGCATCCAGTACGGAGAAGACGCCGATGTGAAGGTCAGGGACTTCATTCCTGAGGAGGATGATTAA